Proteins co-encoded in one Malus sylvestris chromosome 7, drMalSylv7.2, whole genome shotgun sequence genomic window:
- the LOC126629509 gene encoding somatic embryogenesis receptor kinase 1-like — protein sequence MGFAVLLFSFLIFFTNPLWVCGNAELKALLDMKALLDPQSLYLSSWTVSGDPCDGSFEGIGCNEAGQVANISLQGKRLSGKLSPAIAELKHLTGIYMHYNSLQGEIPREIANLTELSDLYLNVNNLSGVIPPEIRSMSSLQVLQLCYNQLTGSIPTQLGSLKNLSVLALQSNQLTGAIPASLGDLEMLMRLDLSVNHLFGSIPSKLADAPVLEVLDVRNNTLSGNVPLALKRLNEGFSYENNLGLCGAGFMSLTACTTSGHLNTSRPEPFGAGVPTRDIPETAHVPLPCNQTRCSNLSKSHQASVAVVVGLIVVTIALSGVGFLFFAQHRRRKQKLGNSFDTADGRLSTDEAKANGVYRKNGSPLISLEYANGWDPLADGRNLSVFAQEVFQSFRFNLEEVETATQYFSEVNLLGRSNFSATYKGILRDGSVVSIKSIGKSCCKTEESEFLKGLNMLTSLRHENLVRLRGFCCSKGRGECFLIYDFVPNGNLLQYLDVKDGDSHVLEWTTRVSIVKGIANGLSYLHGYKPNKPALVHQNISAEKVQIDEQYNPLLSDPGLHKLLTNDVVFSALKASAAMGYLAPEYTTTGRFTEKSDVYAFGVLVLQILSGKRKVTSSMRLGAESGRFQDFIDQNLNGRFFEYEASKLAKTALLCTHESPIERPSMEEVFQELSNCSSCV from the exons ATGGGTTTTGCAGTTCTTCTCTTCTCCTTCCTGATTTTCTTCACAAACCCGTTATGGGTTTGTGGAAACGCAGAGCTAAAAGCACTTTTGGACATGAAAGCGCTTTTGGACCCGCAAAGCTTGTACCTTTCTTCTTGGACCGTCAGTGGCGACCCTTGCGACGGGTCCTTTGAGGGAATAGGGTGCAATGAGGCGGGTCAAGTTGCTAACATTTCGCTGCAGGGAAAGAGGCTCTCTGGGAAGCTCTCTCCCGCCATTGCAGAGCTCAAGCATTTGACGGGGATTTACATGCATTACAACTCTCTTCAAGGAGAGATTCCAAGGGAGATTGCTAACTTGACGGAGCTGAGTGACTTGTATTTGAATGTGAATAATCTCTCCGGAGTGATTCCTCCCGAGATCAGAAGCATGAGCAGCTTGCAAG TTTTGCAACTTTGCTATAATCAGCTCACCGGAAGCATTCCCACCCAGCTGGGATCTTTGAAAAACCTGAGCGTTCTTGCTCTGCAATCCAATCAATTAACCGGCGCAATTCCGGCTAGTTTGGGGGATCTAGAAATGTTGATGAGACTGGATTTGAGTGTCAATCATCTTTTCGGTTCTATTCCCTCAAAACTTGCTGATGCGCCGGTGCTTGAAGTTCTAGACGTTCGGAATAATACCCTATCCGGCAATGTACCTCTTG CCTTGAAGAGACTTAATGAAGGATTCTCTTACGAAAACAATCTGGGATTATGTGGAGCTGGATTCATGTCCTTAACCGCCTGCACTACTTCCGGTCATCTCAACACGAGTAGACCTGAGCCCTTTGGAGCCGGTGTGCCAACAAGAGACATCCCGGAGACTGCACATGTGCCTTTGCCCTGCAACCAAACTCGTTGCTCGAATTTGTCAAAATCCCATCAAGCCTCTGTTGCTGTAGTTGTTGGTCTCATTGTAGTTACTATTGCAttgtcaggtgtggggtttctATTCTTTGCCCAACACCGGCGCAGGAAACAGAAGCTTGGTAACTCATTTGATACAGCTGATGGCCGTCTTAGCACTGACGAGGCCAAGGCCAATGGAGTTTACAGGAAGAATGGATCTCCTCTCATCAGCCTTGAGTATGCCAACGGCTGGGATCCTTTAGCTGATGGGAGGAATTTAAGCGTGTTTGCACAAGAAGTGTTCCAAAGCTTTAGATTCAATTTGGAAGAGGTGGAGACGGCCACTCAGTATTTCTCAGAGGTGAATTTATTGGGTAGGAGTAACTTCTCTGCAACATATAAAGGAATACTACGAGACGGGTCTGTTGTTTccattaagagcattggcaaatCATGCTGCAAGACGGAGGAATCTGAGTTCTTGAAGGGATTGAACATGTTAACCTCGTTGAGGCATGAAAATTTGGTGAGGTTGAGAGGGTTCTGTTGCTCAAAGGGCCGTGGAGAATGCTTCCTCATTTATGATTTCGTTCCTAATGGAAATTTGCTGCAGTATCTTGATGTCAAGGACGGCGACAGCCATGTTCTTGAATGGACTACTAGGGTTTCGATTGTGAAGGGCATTGCTAATG GTCTATCCTATTTGCATGGATACAAGCCAAACAAGCCTGCCCTTGTTCACCAAAACATCTCAGCTGAAAAGGTGCAGATCGACGAGCAATACAACCCCTTGCTCTCAGATCCTGGCCTGCACAAGCTTCTCACCAACGATGTTGTTTTCTCTGCACTCAAGGCCAGTGCTGCCATGGGATACCTAGCTCCCGAGTACACCACCACAGGACGGTTCACAGAGAAAAGTGACGTCTATGCATTTGGGGTGCTTGTTCTCCAAATTCTATCAGGGAAGCGGAAAGTCACCAGCTCAATGCGCCTTGGTGCTGAGTCCGGCAGATTCCAAGATTTCATCGACCAAAACCTCAATGGCAGGTTCTTCGAGTACGAAGCATCCAAGCTTGCAAAGACTGCTCTGCTCTGCACCCACGAGTCTCCAATTGAGAGACCCTCCATGGAAGAAGTTTTTCAGGAGTTGAGTAATTGTAGCAGTTGTGTCTGA